Proteins encoded by one window of Acidimicrobiia bacterium:
- a CDS encoding acyl-CoA dehydrogenase family protein encodes MNFDLSDDQLALRDGARDLLDGVADPVRVRAVVEASEGFDADLWTAMAEQGWPGVAIDESLGGLGLGTVEVSVLLEEVGRHAAPAPVASTVLALGALADAGETEWVERLLGASGIGCAAWSKRPDAVRAERVGDGWQLTGRADPAPYAPSAAVAVVVAATPDGPGLFAIDLEVHGRPAREPAMDRTREVGWLAFDAAPATALGDALAVSALVDRGATFAAAEMLGGAERALEMAVEYAKDRVQFGRPIGSFQAVKHRCADMLVDVEGMRSTSYWAAWCIGAADPEASIAASTAKVWCSDASKRVMASALQVHGGIGFTWEHDLHLFMKRGQLDQVTFGDAVFHRERLAGLLRSRVEAGESVI; translated from the coding sequence GTGAACTTCGACTTGTCGGACGACCAGCTCGCGTTGCGCGACGGCGCCCGCGACCTGCTCGACGGTGTTGCCGACCCGGTGCGCGTGCGGGCCGTGGTCGAAGCCTCCGAGGGGTTCGACGCGGATCTCTGGACGGCGATGGCGGAGCAGGGTTGGCCTGGCGTCGCGATCGACGAGTCGCTCGGCGGGCTCGGCCTCGGGACCGTCGAGGTCTCAGTGCTCCTCGAGGAGGTCGGGCGCCATGCGGCGCCGGCCCCGGTCGCGTCGACGGTGCTTGCGCTCGGCGCGCTCGCCGACGCCGGCGAGACCGAGTGGGTCGAGCGCCTGCTCGGTGCCAGCGGCATCGGATGTGCCGCGTGGAGCAAGCGGCCCGACGCGGTGCGGGCCGAGCGGGTTGGCGACGGATGGCAGCTGACGGGCCGGGCCGACCCCGCGCCGTACGCCCCGTCGGCGGCGGTGGCCGTCGTCGTCGCCGCCACGCCTGACGGCCCGGGTCTGTTCGCCATCGACCTCGAAGTGCACGGCCGACCGGCACGCGAGCCGGCCATGGACCGGACGCGTGAAGTCGGATGGCTCGCCTTCGACGCTGCACCGGCGACGGCGCTCGGAGACGCATTGGCGGTCAGCGCGCTCGTAGATCGCGGAGCCACGTTCGCGGCTGCGGAGATGCTCGGTGGTGCGGAGCGCGCGCTGGAGATGGCGGTCGAATACGCCAAAGACCGGGTGCAGTTCGGCCGTCCCATCGGAAGCTTCCAGGCGGTGAAGCACCGGTGCGCGGACATGCTCGTCGACGTCGAAGGGATGCGCTCGACGTCATACTGGGCCGCGTGGTGCATCGGTGCTGCCGATCCGGAAGCCTCGATCGCCGCATCCACGGCCAAGGTGTGGTGCTCCGACGCGTCCAAGCGCGTGATGGCGTCGGCACTCCAGGTGCATGGTGGCATCGGTTTCACCTGGGAGCACGATCTCCATCTGTTCATGAAGCGGGGCCAGCTGGATCAGGTCACCTTCGGCGACGCCGTGTTCCATCGCGAGCGCCTCGCCGGCCTCCTGCGTTCGCGGGTCGAAGCAGGGGAGAGTGTGATCTAG